Sequence from the Miscanthus floridulus cultivar M001 chromosome 16, ASM1932011v1, whole genome shotgun sequence genome:
TTATGATCTAGCATAATTTTAATGGGTGCATTACAGTAAAGATACATATGCCAACGCGAACCACGTGCACGAACAGGTCACTTCTGTTCGATCCCCGTGCCGGCGACGCCACCGTCGCCCCCGTACCCGCCTCCGTGGTCGTCGAAGTAGTCCTCCCTGACGTTGCGGCCGAGCATGAGGCAGACGATCCAGAAGAGCATGGCGTCGAGGAACGCCGCGCCGCCGAGCACCCCGGTCTTGGCGGTCGGGCAGGCGTAGGCCAGGTCGCGGTGCACGTTCCGGACGTGGTGCACGGCCTCGGTCGCGGTCGCCCACACCGTCgtgcccgcgccggccgccgtgACGCCTCTGCACGGGAGAGAAAAAAACCACGAGACTCCTTAGCGCACACGCGTGGTGGAGCGAGAGCGGTCGCGTGCTTCTCGCACTGTCGTCTCCTTACACGGCGACGTGGAAGAAGACGTAGAGCGGGGTGTGCGCGAAGAGCGACTTCCTCGGCACGCGCCTGCCCCCGTAGGGGAAGAAGACGGCGAGCGCGCCCAGCCCCGCGCTGCACGCCGCGGCCAGCGCCGACAGCGCCACCGTCGGGTCCGGCGGGAACCGGCAGACGACGACGTCCCGGCCCTTGATCGGCGTCCCGTACGGGGGCTAAAGACTAAAGATGGAGAGGAGACAGAAGTTAATTTCAGCAGGCAATGGACGGCGCCTGAGCGTCTCTGTAGAAGGCAGACAAAGCAGAGGACGCGTTACTTTCTTGAGCTCGGCGAGGACGGCGAGGACGAAGGAGAGCACGCCGAACAGCGCGGTGACGAGGACGAACTGCGTGCTCTGGCTCAGAGCCATGGCGCCGGCCCCGGTCGATCGATCCCCTGCTCAATTGGAGTCCCTGAGGATGGAAATGGAACCGGGTCGAGATTAGCGCAAGCAAGAGCGCCATAT
This genomic interval carries:
- the LOC136510039 gene encoding uncharacterized protein produces the protein MALSQSTQFVLVTALFGVLSFVLAVLAELKKPPYGTPIKGRDVVVCRFPPDPTVALSALAAACSAGLGALAVFFPYGGRRVPRKSLFAHTPLYVFFHVAVGVTAAGAGTTVWATATEAVHHVRNVHRDLAYACPTAKTGVLGGAAFLDAMLFWIVCLMLGRNVREDYFDDHGGGYGGDGGVAGTGIEQK